In one window of Pristiophorus japonicus isolate sPriJap1 chromosome 9, sPriJap1.hap1, whole genome shotgun sequence DNA:
- the LOC139273527 gene encoding histone H3-like, which produces MARTKQTARKSTGGKAPRKQLATKAARKSVPATGGVKKPHRYRPGTVALREIRRYQKSTELLIRKLPFQRLVREIAQDFKTDLRFQSSAVMALQEASEAYLVGLFEDTNLCAIHAKRVTIMPKDIQLARRIRWERA; this is translated from the coding sequence atggccaggaccaagcagacagcgcgcaaatccaccggagggaaagctcctcgcaaacagctggcgaccaaagcggcccggaagagtgttccggccacgggcggagtgaagaagcctcatcgctaccgacccggcaccgtggctctgagggagatccgccgctaccagaaatccaccgagctgctgatccgcaaactgcccttccagcgcctggtgcgggagatcgctcaaGACTTCAAaaccgacctgcgcttccagagctcggccgtcatggccctgcaggaggccagcgaggcttacctggtggggctctttgaggacaccaacctttgcgccatccacgccaagcgagtcaccatcatgcccaaagacatccagttGGCCCGCCGCATCCGCTGGGAGCGTGCCTAA